The proteins below come from a single Anderseniella sp. Alg231-50 genomic window:
- a CDS encoding RNA-binding protein yields MTGLAQQTILEDDPNVRMCALTRTQRPRGELLRFVASPDGDLVPDLKENLPGRGVWLSLSRAGVGEAVRRKVFARALKAPVRLPENLADLIARLLLKDAMSCLSLASKAGQLVAGFEKTEAMLAHGRAAVLIAASDGAEDGRRKLSGKLRAADQADRLVECFASADLDLALGRTNVIHAAINPGGLAQKFLACARRYEFFELNGAAQAES; encoded by the coding sequence ATGACAGGTCTGGCACAACAAACCATCCTCGAGGATGACCCGAATGTCCGCATGTGTGCGCTAACGCGTACACAGCGGCCGCGCGGAGAACTGTTGCGCTTCGTTGCTTCACCGGACGGAGACCTGGTGCCGGACCTGAAGGAAAATTTGCCGGGCCGCGGTGTGTGGTTGAGCCTGTCGCGTGCAGGTGTTGGCGAGGCCGTCAGGCGCAAGGTGTTTGCACGGGCGCTGAAAGCTCCGGTCAGGCTGCCGGAGAATCTCGCCGATCTGATCGCACGCCTGTTGCTTAAAGACGCCATGTCGTGTCTGTCTCTGGCATCGAAGGCAGGCCAGCTTGTTGCCGGGTTTGAGAAGACCGAAGCCATGCTTGCACATGGCCGGGCCGCGGTTCTCATCGCAGCCTCGGACGGTGCCGAAGACGGTCGCCGGAAATTGTCCGGAAAACTGCGGGCCGCCGATCAGGCCGACCGGCTGGTCGAATGTTTTGCTTCTGCTGATTTGGATTTGGCATTGGGGCGTACAAATGTGATACATGCTGCCATCAACCCCGGCGGTCTGGCGCAGAAATTCCTGGCCTGCGCAAGACGATATGAATTTTTTGAGTTAAACGGAGCCGCACAAGCGGAAAGCTGA
- the nusA gene encoding transcription termination factor NusA produces the protein MADVAVSANRLELLQIADAVAREKSIDKAVVIDAMEDAIQRAARSRYGAENDIRAEIDPQTGETKLYRLLEVVEEVENDSTQITMKEALDRNPGARMGDFLSEPLPPVDFGRIAAQNAKQVIVQKVRDAERERQFEEYKDRIGEIVSGVVKRVEYGNIIVDLGRGEGIVRRDEGLPREAFRNGDRVRAYIFDVRRELRGPQIFLSRSRPEFMAKLFQQEVPEIYDGIVEVVAVARDAGSRAKISVRSKDSSIDPVGACVGMRGSRVQAVVNELQGEKIDIIPWTPDAASFIVNALAPAEVAKVVLDEDAQRIEVVVPDEQLSLAIGRRGQNVRLASQLSGWDIDIMTEAEESERRQKEFADRTQRFTEALDVDEMLAQLLASEGFDSIEEVAYVAPEEIASIEGLDDETASEIQARATEFLDRQASELEAKRKELGVADDLAGFAGLSPAMLVMLGEDGVFTLEDFAGCVPDDLVGWSERGEGETIRHEGALSATDMTAAEAETLIMTARLQLGWIEPEPEPDPEADAEAEGSEEAAATTSNEE, from the coding sequence ATGGCTGATGTCGCCGTAAGTGCAAACAGGCTGGAATTGCTGCAGATCGCAGATGCGGTTGCACGTGAAAAATCCATCGACAAGGCTGTCGTGATCGATGCGATGGAGGACGCGATCCAGCGTGCCGCCCGTTCACGCTATGGCGCCGAAAACGATATCCGTGCGGAAATCGACCCGCAAACCGGCGAAACCAAACTGTACCGCCTGCTGGAAGTGGTCGAGGAAGTCGAAAACGATTCGACCCAGATCACCATGAAGGAAGCACTGGACCGTAATCCTGGCGCACGCATGGGTGACTTCCTGTCCGAGCCGCTCCCACCGGTCGACTTCGGCCGCATTGCTGCCCAGAACGCCAAGCAGGTGATCGTGCAGAAGGTCCGCGATGCCGAACGCGAGCGTCAGTTCGAAGAATACAAGGATCGCATCGGCGAGATCGTTTCCGGTGTCGTCAAGCGTGTTGAGTACGGCAATATCATCGTCGACCTTGGCCGTGGTGAAGGCATAGTGCGCCGCGACGAGGGTTTGCCGCGCGAAGCATTCCGCAACGGCGACCGGGTGCGGGCCTATATTTTCGACGTGCGTCGCGAACTGCGCGGTCCGCAGATATTCCTGTCGCGCTCGCGTCCGGAGTTCATGGCCAAGCTGTTCCAGCAGGAAGTACCGGAAATCTACGACGGTATCGTTGAAGTCGTGGCCGTGGCTCGTGATGCCGGGTCACGCGCGAAGATTTCCGTGCGCTCCAAGGACAGTTCAATCGATCCGGTTGGCGCTTGTGTCGGCATGCGCGGCAGTCGTGTCCAGGCCGTGGTCAATGAGCTGCAGGGCGAAAAGATCGACATCATTCCCTGGACACCCGATGCGGCCAGTTTCATCGTCAACGCGCTGGCGCCTGCCGAGGTTGCCAAGGTGGTGCTTGATGAGGATGCCCAGCGCATCGAGGTCGTTGTGCCCGACGAACAGCTTTCGCTGGCAATCGGCCGTCGCGGGCAGAACGTTCGTCTTGCCTCGCAGCTGTCCGGCTGGGATATCGACATCATGACGGAGGCCGAGGAATCCGAACGCCGCCAGAAAGAATTTGCAGATCGTACCCAGCGCTTCACCGAGGCGCTTGATGTGGATGAAATGCTGGCTCAGCTGCTTGCATCGGAAGGTTTCGATTCCATTGAGGAAGTTGCTTACGTGGCTCCTGAGGAAATTGCGTCCATTGAGGGACTGGATGATGAAACGGCATCTGAAATCCAGGCCCGTGCGACCGAGTTCCTAGATCGTCAGGCGTCGGAACTGGAGGCCAAGCGCAAGGAACTTGGAGTGGCTGATGACCTGGCCGGCTTTGCCGGGCTGTCACCGGCCATGCTGGTGATGCTTGGAGAAGACGGCGTGTTCACCCTTGAAGATTTTGCCGGCTGTGTGCCGGATGATCTGGTTGGCTGGAGCGAGCGTGGCGAAGGCGAGACCATCCGCCATGAAGGTGCGCTGTCCGCAACCGACATGACCGCGGCCGAAGCCGAAACCCTGATCATGACGGCTCGTTTGCAACTGGGCTGGATTGAGCCGGAGCCCGAGCCGGATCCGGAAGCAGACGCAGAAGCAGAAGGCAGCGAGGAAGCTGCCGCCACAACCAGTAACGAAGAGTAA
- the rimP gene encoding ribosome maturation factor RimP, with the protein MVADMAKRMQVETGVAAKVARLVEPAIDELGFRLVRVRLSGTTLQIMAERPDGTMTVGGCQDISRTISPLLDVNDPISGKYSLEVSSPGVDRPLMRPEDFERWAGFEAKIELVTPLAGRKRFRGRLEGFDDGEVRLFIAPPEKGGEDILIGLDITAIGDARLVMTDELLKAAGVRAKAGEVGDGADWTQDNEIESNDIKAE; encoded by the coding sequence ATGGTGGCCGACATGGCCAAGAGGATGCAGGTCGAAACCGGCGTGGCCGCCAAGGTGGCCCGGCTGGTCGAACCTGCCATCGACGAGCTGGGTTTCCGGCTGGTGCGCGTGCGCCTGTCCGGCACCACGCTGCAGATCATGGCAGAGCGTCCCGACGGCACAATGACGGTTGGCGGTTGCCAGGATATTTCTCGCACCATTTCGCCGTTGCTGGATGTGAATGACCCCATATCCGGCAAGTACAGTCTCGAAGTGTCGTCGCCCGGTGTGGACCGGCCCCTGATGCGCCCTGAAGATTTTGAGCGCTGGGCCGGTTTTGAAGCGAAGATTGAGCTGGTGACGCCGCTGGCAGGCCGCAAACGGTTTCGCGGCAGGCTGGAAGGTTTTGATGACGGCGAAGTGCGCCTGTTCATCGCGCCGCCTGAAAAGGGCGGTGAAGATATCCTGATCGGACTGGATATTACCGCAATAGGTGATGCCCGCCTGGTGATGACTGACGAATTGCTGAAAGCTGCCGGCGTGCGCGCCAAGGCAGGTGAGGTCGGCGATGGTGCCGACTGGACGCAGGACAATGAAATTGAATCTAACGACATTAAAGCGGAGTGA
- a CDS encoding tRNA (guanine(46)-N(7))-methyltransferase TrmB, whose amino-acid sequence MSQPPDRPRFAEKFFGRRSGQALRDNQVRLVENLLPKLRVPDRADSLRDPGSLFESPVSEIWLEIGFGGGEHLAWQAAANPHVGFIGGEPFINGVAKLLSLVESGALANVRIIDNDIRPRMDQLGDQTISRAFLLFPDPWPKLRHHKRRFVNRTNLDRLHRIMKPGAEFRVASDIDHYIQWSLHEVAAHGGFRLLSDNPADRRRRPADWPQTRYEAKAVREGRTSEYLRIIRV is encoded by the coding sequence ATGTCACAGCCGCCGGACCGGCCCCGGTTTGCAGAAAAATTTTTCGGACGTCGCTCAGGGCAGGCCTTGCGTGACAATCAAGTCCGGCTCGTGGAAAACCTGCTGCCGAAACTGCGGGTACCTGACCGGGCCGACAGTCTGCGTGATCCCGGTTCATTGTTCGAAAGCCCGGTATCCGAGATCTGGCTGGAAATCGGTTTCGGCGGTGGTGAACACCTGGCCTGGCAGGCAGCCGCCAATCCGCATGTCGGTTTCATCGGCGGCGAACCGTTCATAAACGGTGTTGCCAAGCTGCTCAGCCTGGTGGAAAGCGGCGCGCTTGCAAACGTTCGCATTATCGACAATGACATTCGCCCGCGTATGGACCAGCTTGGCGATCAGACAATATCACGCGCCTTCCTGCTGTTTCCCGATCCGTGGCCAAAGCTGCGCCATCACAAGCGCCGGTTTGTAAACCGGACCAACCTGGACAGGTTGCATCGCATCATGAAGCCCGGTGCGGAATTTCGCGTGGCCAGCGATATCGATCATTACATTCAATGGAGCCTGCACGAGGTTGCCGCGCATGGCGGGTTCCGGCTGCTGTCGGACAACCCGGCCGACCGGCGCCGGCGTCCGGCCGACTGGCCGCAGACCAGGTATGAGGCAAAGGCCGTGCGCGAAGGCAGGACCTCCGAATATCTGCGAATTATTCGCGTATAG
- a CDS encoding TetR family transcriptional regulator C-terminal domain-containing protein: MPWEKTFDLDEATDKAISVFWQKGYEATSISDLVEGMEINKGSLYNAFGSKKALFDRALLRYDQKNRQKSLRELEAMADPALAIAALFDGLIAEAKTDVGNRGCLLVNTALEFPNQSADVQNLVTSALHEFEAFFKRMIVQGQKQGGIPADVDADAAARSMLALVVGLRVLARGTYDAEALRVLKAGAMKLIS, encoded by the coding sequence ATGCCCTGGGAAAAAACATTTGATCTGGACGAGGCTACCGACAAGGCGATCTCGGTGTTCTGGCAGAAGGGCTATGAGGCAACGTCGATTTCCGATCTGGTCGAGGGCATGGAGATCAACAAGGGCAGCCTCTACAATGCCTTCGGCAGCAAGAAGGCCCTGTTTGACCGCGCCTTGCTGCGATACGACCAGAAGAACCGACAGAAGTCATTGCGCGAACTTGAGGCAATGGCAGACCCGGCTCTGGCCATCGCTGCGCTGTTCGACGGCCTGATTGCGGAAGCAAAGACTGATGTCGGGAACAGGGGCTGCCTGCTGGTCAACACGGCACTGGAATTTCCCAATCAAAGCGCTGATGTGCAAAACCTGGTGACGAGCGCGCTTCATGAGTTCGAGGCATTTTTCAAGCGCATGATTGTTCAGGGACAGAAACAGGGAGGCATTCCGGCTGACGTCGACGCGGACGCGGCGGCGAGGTCAATGCTGGCTCTGGTTGTCGGTCTTCGCGTACTTGCGCGCGGAACCTATGATGCCGAGGCGCTGCGGGTGCTTAAAGCCGGTGCAATGAAACTCATAAGCTAG
- a CDS encoding carboxymuconolactone decarboxylase family protein has product MTDFSTHTIETAPQASKPLLEGAKTAYGFVPNLLGTMAEAPSLLEGYMTLAGIFDKTDLSETERQIILMTNNRLNGCVYCMAAHTTISQMAGVDAGVIEALRNNTPIADAKLEALRQFAVVINETRGWPSQTAVEALIAAGYSRQTVLEVVLGTSLKVMSNYTNHIAETDVDSAFAPNTWSAEQVAAA; this is encoded by the coding sequence ATGACCGACTTCAGCACTCATACTATTGAAACTGCGCCACAAGCCTCCAAGCCACTGCTTGAAGGTGCCAAGACCGCCTACGGCTTCGTACCCAACCTTCTCGGCACCATGGCCGAGGCGCCCTCCCTGCTCGAAGGCTACATGACGCTGGCCGGCATCTTCGACAAGACGGACCTGTCGGAAACCGAACGCCAGATCATTCTGATGACGAACAACCGGCTGAATGGCTGTGTTTACTGCATGGCCGCACACACGACCATTTCGCAAATGGCCGGGGTCGACGCCGGTGTCATCGAGGCCCTGCGCAACAACACCCCGATTGCAGACGCCAAGCTGGAAGCCCTGCGCCAGTTCGCTGTCGTTATCAACGAAACCCGCGGCTGGCCGTCCCAGACAGCCGTCGAGGCACTAATCGCGGCCGGCTACAGCCGCCAGACAGTCCTGGAAGTCGTTCTCGGCACCAGCCTGAAGGTGATGTCCAACTACACCAACCACATTGCCGAAACCGACGTTGACAGTGCCTTCGCTCCTAACACATGGAGCGCCGAGCAGGTGGCTGCGGCCTGA
- a CDS encoding redoxin domain-containing protein, with amino-acid sequence MLLDTPICDFGWTATEFTLKDPDGNSFTLSEQLGEKGLLIAFICNHCPYVQAIADRFAKDTTDLMDDGINILAVMSNDYHNVQADSPANMKRFAERHGFPFPYLIDEDQSVGKAYGAVCTPDFFGFNKDGELQYRGRLDDAKMGDPANRTRELVNAMRQIAETCEGPRQQTPSMGCSIKWR; translated from the coding sequence ATGTTACTCGACACTCCCATTTGCGATTTCGGTTGGACAGCAACCGAATTCACATTGAAGGACCCTGACGGCAACAGTTTCACCCTGTCTGAACAGCTGGGAGAAAAGGGACTTCTGATCGCCTTCATCTGCAACCACTGCCCCTACGTCCAGGCCATCGCCGACCGGTTCGCAAAGGACACAACGGACCTGATGGACGACGGCATCAACATATTGGCGGTGATGTCAAACGACTATCACAATGTTCAGGCCGACAGCCCGGCAAACATGAAACGGTTTGCCGAACGCCACGGCTTTCCATTCCCTTACCTTATCGACGAAGACCAATCGGTCGGTAAAGCCTACGGTGCTGTTTGCACGCCTGACTTCTTTGGGTTCAACAAGGATGGAGAGTTGCAATATCGCGGCCGGCTCGACGATGCCAAAATGGGCGACCCGGCAAACCGGACGCGCGAACTCGTCAACGCCATGCGCCAGATCGCAGAGACCTGCGAGGGCCCGCGCCAGCAAACACCGAGCATGGGCTGCTCGATCAAGTGGCGCTAG
- the metK gene encoding methionine adenosyltransferase, which produces MARQNYLFTSESVSEGHPDKVCDRISDEIVDLVYKEARKTGTDPWTVRVACETLTTTNRVVIAGEVRVPDTLFKKDKAGNVVHDAAGKPVIAPGRFRSAARRAIRAIGYEQAGFHWKTAKVDVLLHAQSTDIAQGVDNAADRQGEEGAGDQGIMFGYACRETPDFMPAPIYYSHKILELMATARHKGEGDAARLGPDAKSQVTIRYVDGKPSEVTSIVVSTQHLDESWDSAKVRSVIEPYVREALGDLPTAADCKWYINPTGKFVIGGPDGDAGLTGRKIIVDTYGGAAPHGGGAFSGKDTTKVDRSAAYAARYMAKNVVAAKLADRCTIQLSYAIGVAQPLSVYVDTHGTGMVHESVLEQALRKCMDLSPSGIRRHLDLNKPIYARTAAYGHFGRKPRRDGSFSWEKTDMTTALKQAVKAASQEPQELSRAS; this is translated from the coding sequence ATGGCACGCCAGAATTATCTTTTCACTAGTGAATCAGTTTCCGAGGGTCACCCGGACAAGGTGTGTGACCGAATCTCCGACGAGATCGTTGACCTTGTGTACAAGGAAGCCCGCAAGACAGGTACCGATCCTTGGACTGTTCGCGTTGCCTGTGAAACGCTGACCACAACCAATCGTGTGGTTATTGCCGGCGAAGTTCGGGTTCCCGATACGCTGTTCAAGAAGGACAAGGCAGGCAACGTGGTTCACGATGCTGCGGGCAAGCCGGTGATCGCACCGGGCAGGTTCCGTTCCGCGGCCCGCCGTGCCATCCGCGCCATCGGTTACGAGCAGGCAGGTTTCCATTGGAAAACCGCGAAAGTCGATGTCCTGCTGCATGCCCAGTCGACGGACATCGCCCAGGGCGTGGACAATGCTGCCGACCGCCAGGGTGAAGAAGGCGCCGGTGATCAGGGCATCATGTTCGGCTATGCCTGCCGCGAAACACCGGACTTCATGCCGGCACCGATCTACTACTCCCACAAGATTCTCGAACTGATGGCGACAGCACGTCACAAGGGTGAAGGCGATGCCGCCAGGCTTGGGCCTGATGCCAAGAGCCAGGTCACCATCCGCTATGTCGACGGCAAACCATCGGAAGTCACATCGATTGTTGTTTCGACCCAGCATCTCGATGAAAGCTGGGATTCGGCAAAAGTACGCTCGGTCATTGAGCCCTATGTGCGTGAAGCACTGGGCGATTTGCCGACTGCTGCTGATTGCAAATGGTACATCAATCCCACCGGCAAGTTTGTCATCGGTGGTCCCGACGGTGATGCCGGCCTGACTGGCCGCAAGATCATCGTCGACACCTACGGCGGTGCTGCGCCGCATGGCGGCGGCGCATTCTCCGGCAAGGACACAACCAAGGTTGACCGGTCGGCTGCCTACGCCGCGCGCTACATGGCTAAGAATGTTGTGGCTGCAAAACTCGCCGACCGCTGCACGATCCAGCTGTCCTACGCCATCGGTGTCGCACAGCCCCTGTCTGTTTATGTCGACACCCATGGCACCGGAATGGTGCATGAAAGTGTGCTTGAGCAGGCCCTGCGCAAGTGCATGGATCTGTCACCTTCGGGTATTCGTCGTCATCTTGACCTTAACAAGCCGATTTACGCCCGCACCGCTGCCTACGGCCACTTTGGCCGCAAGCCGCGCCGTGACGGGTCGTTCTCCTGGGAAAAAACCGATATGACCACGGCACTCAAGCAAGCCGTGAAGGCGGCGTCGCAGGAACCGCAGGAGCTCTCACGGGCGTCGTAA
- a CDS encoding helix-turn-helix domain-containing protein, with protein sequence MTMKMPNPIDVHVGSRLRMRRMLVGMSQEKLGESLDLTFQQIQKYEKGSNRISASRLYDMSRILDVPVQFFFDDMACSDVANREKAGKASGSFEMIEFLSSPDGAQLVRTFSEIESSEVRRNILDLVKSVSGIGAVASDQT encoded by the coding sequence ATGACAATGAAAATGCCAAATCCGATTGATGTACATGTTGGCAGCAGGCTGCGGATGCGCAGGATGCTGGTCGGCATGAGCCAGGAAAAACTGGGCGAGAGCCTCGACCTGACTTTTCAGCAGATACAGAAGTATGAAAAGGGCTCCAATCGTATCAGTGCCAGCAGGCTGTATGACATGTCGCGTATTCTTGACGTGCCGGTGCAGTTTTTCTTCGATGACATGGCCTGCAGCGACGTTGCCAACCGGGAAAAGGCTGGCAAGGCATCCGGTTCCTTTGAGATGATCGAATTCCTGTCCAGTCCCGACGGTGCCCAGCTTGTCCGGACATTTTCCGAAATCGAAAGCTCTGAAGTCCGTCGCAATATTCTCGATCTCGTCAAGTCGGTATCTGGCATCGGCGCCGTTGCGTCTGACCAGACCTGA
- the lnt gene encoding apolipoprotein N-acyltransferase, translating into MLATLATGPLWRGCLVAVLAGGLACLSLPPFDVWPVLFVSYTVLVWLLDGACHGRAHKRHRFGAGFAIGWCFAFGYFVPSLWWISEAFWLEPEKFAALIPFAVAGLPAYLSLYWGLALGVAAVLWIKGWPRVLLLAGLVGAGEWLRGHLLTGFPWNLPGYGAGSLDGFSQTASLIGIYGLTVVVVIVAAAPAVVWDLRRSAPSFPVRLVFPAIVVAGAVALHVWGNNRVAAYDALLAKSTGNATLVRIVQPNISQKDKWDPAHASRIIDTYLKLSGMPFASSPKAPPIIVWPESALPRLIGEEDALRATIMASLPSGSPLLTGGLHRVRDETGTVSIFNSLLAIPAHGQIAARHDKVRLVPFGEFLPFQWLLEPIGLRQIVNLPPGFSAGSKDRVIRFDGVPAFAGFICYEAVFPRSVPYASRPEMLVNATNDAWFGTSGGPHQHLGHARFRAIEQGVPMIRAANTGISAMIDSAGRVTAKLPLGTAGHLDVAMPAVMAATPYAAIGDFGFLGLLVSISFGYLICRRMKKFCVPDVHEN; encoded by the coding sequence ATGCTGGCAACACTGGCGACCGGGCCGCTTTGGCGCGGCTGCCTTGTGGCCGTGCTGGCGGGCGGGCTGGCCTGTTTGTCCCTGCCGCCATTTGACGTCTGGCCAGTCCTGTTTGTCAGCTACACGGTACTGGTCTGGCTGCTGGATGGCGCTTGCCACGGGCGGGCGCATAAACGGCACCGCTTCGGAGCCGGCTTCGCCATCGGATGGTGTTTTGCTTTTGGGTATTTTGTGCCCTCACTGTGGTGGATTTCGGAAGCCTTCTGGCTGGAGCCGGAAAAGTTCGCAGCCCTGATTCCGTTCGCGGTTGCCGGTTTGCCGGCATATCTGTCGCTTTACTGGGGGCTTGCGCTCGGTGTCGCGGCCGTATTGTGGATTAAAGGTTGGCCGCGGGTCCTGCTGCTGGCAGGGCTGGTTGGTGCGGGAGAATGGCTCAGAGGCCATCTGTTGACCGGGTTTCCCTGGAATCTGCCCGGTTATGGAGCCGGTTCACTGGATGGATTTTCACAGACCGCCAGCCTGATAGGCATATACGGCCTGACCGTTGTGGTTGTCATCGTGGCTGCGGCACCGGCTGTAGTTTGGGATCTGCGAAGATCCGCACCGAGTTTCCCGGTGCGTTTGGTGTTCCCGGCCATTGTCGTGGCCGGAGCGGTGGCTCTGCACGTTTGGGGCAATAACCGTGTCGCAGCCTACGATGCTCTTCTTGCCAAAAGCACGGGCAACGCAACCCTGGTTCGCATCGTTCAGCCGAACATTTCCCAGAAGGACAAGTGGGACCCGGCCCATGCCAGCCGCATCATCGATACTTACCTGAAACTGAGCGGGATGCCTTTTGCCAGTTCTCCGAAGGCGCCGCCGATTATCGTTTGGCCTGAAAGCGCTTTACCGCGGCTGATCGGTGAGGAAGATGCGTTGCGCGCGACAATAATGGCCAGCCTGCCGTCAGGCTCTCCGTTGCTGACCGGCGGTCTGCATCGCGTTAGGGATGAGACGGGCACGGTCTCGATTTTCAACTCACTGCTGGCCATCCCTGCACACGGTCAGATCGCAGCCCGGCATGACAAGGTGCGGCTGGTTCCCTTCGGAGAATTCTTGCCGTTCCAGTGGCTGCTGGAGCCAATTGGCTTGCGGCAGATCGTAAACCTGCCGCCGGGGTTCTCAGCCGGCAGCAAAGACCGGGTTATCCGGTTTGACGGGGTGCCGGCCTTTGCCGGTTTCATTTGTTACGAGGCGGTGTTCCCGCGATCGGTGCCGTATGCATCACGGCCTGAAATGCTCGTAAATGCGACCAACGACGCCTGGTTCGGTACATCGGGCGGTCCGCATCAGCATCTGGGCCATGCGCGCTTCCGCGCAATCGAGCAGGGCGTGCCCATGATACGCGCTGCCAATACCGGGATTTCGGCAATGATTGATTCGGCAGGCCGTGTGACGGCGAAGCTGCCGCTGGGCACTGCCGGTCACCTGGATGTTGCCATGCCTGCGGTTATGGCCGCAACGCCGTACGCGGCCATTGGAGATTTTGGCTTCCTGGGACTGCTGGTTTCAATCTCGTTCGGTTATTTAATTTGTAGACGGATGAAGAAGTTTTGTGTACCAGATGTGCATGAGAACTGA
- a CDS encoding transporter associated domain-containing protein, whose amino-acid sequence MDEDQSSRSLDGTSPTSENSRNDNTGLWSRIKRALGGGRTDETLRESLEGVLDRHAEEEGTAAFRADAKSMMLNLIEFSDLRLDDVMVPRAEIIAIDAASSVSELLDCFLKAGHSRLPIYHDTLDEPLGMIHIKDFLEWLNSNDKRVQEKPRAKKAVPILSLSATDLKTPVSELGIMRELLYVPPSMPAADLLVKMQSTHVHMAVVVDEYGGTDGLATIEDLVEEIVGDIADEHDEKDELITRASDTSWLAEARLEIEDAESVLGLKLLPADEEEEADTLGGLIFHMLGRVPVRGELIKHDSGIEFEIVAADPRRVRRLAIHTKPRKARQPSSTAKPAAKTSEEPSPQVQN is encoded by the coding sequence GCGGGCCCTGGGCGGCGGCAGGACGGACGAGACCCTGCGCGAAAGCCTGGAAGGCGTGCTTGACCGGCATGCCGAAGAAGAAGGTACGGCTGCATTTCGCGCAGATGCCAAATCGATGATGCTCAACCTGATCGAGTTTTCCGATTTGCGTCTGGATGATGTCATGGTGCCGCGTGCCGAGATTATCGCGATCGATGCCGCAAGCTCCGTCTCGGAACTGCTCGACTGTTTTCTCAAGGCGGGCCATTCCCGGCTGCCGATCTATCACGACACGCTGGATGAGCCGCTTGGCATGATCCACATTAAGGACTTTCTGGAATGGCTGAACTCCAATGACAAGCGGGTTCAGGAAAAGCCGCGCGCAAAGAAGGCTGTGCCGATCCTCTCCCTGTCGGCAACCGACCTTAAAACCCCGGTGAGTGAACTTGGCATCATGCGTGAACTGCTCTACGTGCCACCCTCCATGCCAGCTGCGGACCTGCTGGTGAAAATGCAGTCGACCCATGTTCACATGGCGGTTGTGGTGGATGAATATGGCGGCACCGACGGCCTGGCTACCATCGAGGACCTTGTCGAGGAAATCGTTGGCGACATTGCCGATGAACATGATGAGAAGGATGAACTGATCACCCGTGCATCCGATACCAGTTGGCTGGCCGAGGCACGGCTGGAAATCGAGGATGCCGAGAGTGTGCTCGGCCTCAAGCTGCTGCCGGCGGATGAGGAAGAAGAAGCCGATACGCTTGGCGGTCTGATATTCCACATGCTTGGCCGGGTGCCGGTTCGCGGTGAACTGATCAAGCATGACTCCGGAATCGAGTTCGAGATTGTGGCGGCCGATCCGCGCCGGGTCCGGCGTCTTGCCATCCACACCAAGCCGCGCAAGGCGCGCCAGCCTTCCAGCACGGCCAAGCCCGCAGCGAAAACCTCCGAAGAGCCATCTCCGCAGGTGCAGAACTGA